GTTTAGCAGGTCTGAAAGAACTGCAACATTTCCGGACTTGGCACCCTACCTCAGGACTTTGCTTATTAATGCTGAAGACATTTACCAAATGTCCTTGTTTTTAAATTCCACTAGAGTGCGCTGTGTGTTTTGAAGCTACTGTACAGGGAGGTTGTTGTCAGTTACACACTTCCCCCAAACTATTCCAAAGAgatagcatttttttataggcCACATCGATAGACCGATACTTTCAGTGAACACGTAGTTGATTACTGGAATTGTGGCGGTGTTTGCAGAtgaacctgaaaaaaataaattaaaaaaagtaggTGACCCACTGCTAAACAATTTCAAAATAGAAGCACATCGCGCTTCAATGTGGCGAACCTTCctttaaagatattttaaaagatgtttttatttattattatttattattattattattattattattattattattattattatttatagaattcagttttattattaagAATAGCACAGTTACCTTATATGGAATAAACCTTCTTTATCAAGTTCAGACAAACATATGGAATAAAGCGACTACGTTAATTATTATGATACATAGTAATCATTGTTAAATagtaaatacaacaaaacaacaagTATTTAGTTTTGGGATAAATCAAAATACCAGCTACAAATAGTGGTGACATCAATCATGAACAAGGGTTTCACAAAAGGAagtttttacaattaaatataaatgccTCAGTGtctcttttaaaaagttttttaagctacgtattttaaatattgtatcaaTCGTATCAATTAAACAAAAGCGAAGTAGTGCGTTTTGTTGAATGTTTGTGTCTTGCATGGACCACAGATATGTACCTTTTGTTCTATACAAAGTATACACTAATTCTAGGGTGTTTTGTAATGTTACTTATGCATCTAATTACCGTATAGATATACTATTGGTGttatgtttagtttatttaaatccaaaaatgtataaatatttaaaatattgtagtcTGTAATCATGAACCACAGCTAATATACTGCGGTCAGATATAAACATGTCCTGTATAtgtcccaattattattattattactgttcatACCCTTACTCACAATATGAAGGGTTCAGTCCTGTTTTTGTACTATATTTATACTTCAATGCTACAACTGCAGACTGCCTCGCTGCTATTTGCTGCAATGGTCGGGGAGTGGCTTGCTTacacataaacaacacatttagatCATAGCAAGTTCGCTACGTATAATGCCCCCGTTTAAAAGCGTCAACGCGGTTTAAGGTGGACATGTGACTTTCAGTTTTTGTCAATGGATTATTACTAGAAATATAGAAACAAATCTAATTTAAATCGGCAACAACGTGCACGCCACTGTGATGATGGTGTTCTGAGCATGTGATATTTTTGGACGTTTAAAAACCCCGTTCCGTATTTTACAACTTCCCTTGACGATTAAAAGCCACATTAGGGTTAAATTACCCAGCGGCTGGTGGATGACAACAACTCTTAGATCACCTTAAGCGAAGTTGGGCGGTTCCCATTGCTTTAACCAATGGTGCGCTTTCTCTGTTTAAATAGATTTAGGTGTCAATCAATTTCTTGTAGTCAGCCTCCCTTTAATCGCCATATTGGGTAGCCTACAGAAAAGGcttgtctggttttttttttttctttttactacaAGACGGATTTGACAGGAGTGACTTTTGCAATTGCACTTTGTTTTTCATGATCCTCCGAGTTTGCATTTGCTAGCATTGGggtttttaattaatgttattcttttttactTCCGGTAATTGCAGATTCCTTTGCATTTGTGATAGTATTTCTACGTTTGTTTTTGATCGATTTGGGGGGGAAGTGAGAAAACAAGCCACAAGAGGTATTTTGAACAATGTCAAACGTCCGTATTTCAAATGGTAGCCCGACTTTGGAAAGAATGAATGCAAGGCAGTCAGATCACCCTAAACCCTCGGCTTGCAGGACCCTTTTTGGCCCGGTGGATCACGAAGAGTTAAAGAGCGATTTAAAGGGACATTTGAAGGAACTTGAAGCGGCATCGTGCGCGAGATGGAATTTCGATTTCGCAAATCACAAGCCAATGAAGCCGGGGAGGTACGAATGGGAAATTGTGGATGATAAAGAAGTGCCTGCTTTTTACACCGGAATCCATCCCTCATCAAAGAGGTTGTGTTCTTCTGTGACGACTGCTGGGAAAACCCATTTGGATCTTAACGGGAATCATAATGGTGTTGTGAGTCCATGTCGGCGAAACCTACTAGGAGATAGACTTTCTGAGGAGAAGAAACCCGAAAAGCAGGAAAGTGAGATTGACAGTAAAGACCATTCCACAGGGCAAAGGAAAAGACCGGCTACTAATGGTAAATTATACAAATATAGAACTATGAGGTCATAAAACGCTGTTCTTTTTTAAAGCAAAGGCATCGgctttccttgttaaataaaaatagcacGCCACATATAGCCTACTGAAGAAAATGTTTATCTGTCAGGTGTAGcctacttgtatttatttttattagacatAGTACATTTTTTGgagcagtaatatatatatatatatatatatatatatatatatatatatatatatatatatatatatatatatatatagtgtgaaggATATTTGTAATTATCTCTCATTTTAAGAAACGAGTCAGTAGGTTGTGTACGATTTTAAACATAgcttttaaagatgtatttattaaaaatccaAATATATTCCGCACAGCCTGCAGTTTTAGTCACTTATCGCAGGTCTACAATAGAAAAAGCGTGTTTTGCATTCTCTTCTTCGGGTAGGGCTCGCAGCGTTACAATCAGCGTAGTACAGTAGTGATGACAACAAACACATCGTCTTGTTTTGACAGCCTTGCTAATAGTTACTACGGTATGCAAATACTGTGGTGGCGAGCGAACTTCATGTTTTTTAACCCTACCAAAACATGTTGAATTGAGCAGGATTTTTGTTTGAAACTccttgtatattttctgttagaATCGAC
This window of the Polyodon spathula isolate WHYD16114869_AA chromosome 7, ASM1765450v1, whole genome shotgun sequence genome carries:
- the LOC121318617 gene encoding cyclin-dependent kinase inhibitor 1B-like; this translates as MSNVRISNGSPTLERMNARQSDHPKPSACRTLFGPVDHEELKSDLKGHLKELEAASCARWNFDFANHKPMKPGRYEWEIVDDKEVPAFYTGIHPSSKRLCSSVTTAGKTHLDLNGNHNGVVSPCRRNLLGDRLSEEKKPEKQESEIDSKDHSTGQRKRPATNESTAQSKRANSGTTDEVSGSKCPNVSSVEQTPRKCSPRQNT